GCTCTTTCCATGTTGTCTTGAAAACAACTTCCTATGGATCCTAATCAACTGTAGATTACCTACATTTATGAGTCAGTTGGGCGAAATTGGAATATACAAGATTTCTTGTTTGAAGACTTATGACCTAGCATACATTCTTTAGATTTATATCTGGTTAATGATGTATTTCATAGTTAAGTAAAAAATGGAGGCAGAAATATAgtgcaagtgccaaaacttggcatggggACATCTGAGTGCCAAGTTTGATGAAGCCTCTCGAAAAtcttatgtggcaatttttttattaatataactCGTCTACATGGCTCATCAAAGAGTTGAGTCAGTAAAAAAGAGGCAAAACGACGTCTTTttgcctcttatttgaattttaaactaaattcaaaaccaaatttaaaaaaagaaaggagatcGCAGAACCGTGAGGGCTGTGCAAGCCtttgccgccgcctccccaccgttGCCAAGAAGGAATGGTGGAGGGAGGGTCAGTTAGTGTTGCTTGGCCTAGGCCTGGCGGGTCGCTAAATCAAGGGGAAAGCCGCAACCCTTATcccagatttgggcaagggcttgcagGCCATCACCACTAGTTGACCGAGGTCGTTGGCCCCTGGCTAGGGCCAGAGGTGGTGGCGAGGACTTGCATAGCCCTTGCCTAACACCTTCtgtaactttttcttctttttttttttattatgattatttagttttaaatttattttaattaatatttctattaaaattcaaatttgagttaAACAACCTCATTTCGACTTATTTAGCCAtatcagcatgcaaaacgacatcattttgtaCTTGTCTTGCTAGAAAAATGCTacatcaatattttttattaaattttatcgccattgatatttaattaattcattttactccgattttaaCACTTATGAACTTTTGACATTTAGGTGTATCCCGtatcaagttttgacactccatATATCTCGACATCGCAAAATAAATGTAGTCAACTGCTATGGCATACAACATATAGATCTTATAGCGAAAAACACCCAGTTCATGTAATCTTGCTAGCACCATAATTACCAATAGAGCTTATAGCAACGTGTTGCACTTTTAGTGGTACtaaatttttgggaaattacAAGCTACCTCGCTACCTCATCCTCGAGAGATTTTTCTTGGTCTATAGAAGGAGGTACCCCATAATTATGCAAATTGTTAAGAGACGAACTTTTCCATGCCTTGCCCTTCAAGCTTTCCAGAGATTAAAAAAGATAGCCAAATCACAAATAAAGATTGACTCATGTAGTAGCGAGACTCTGGATCTTCTCAATGAAATTGTTAACGATCCCGAGGCTTTGATCATCTGCACAAGagaagaaccaaaaagaaaacttagCGCCAACATGAATTCGTAGAAAGCGAAACATCTATGGCATCTCAGAACACAACGTTCCTATCCCTCGATACACGGGAGATTGCTCCCGACAAAATTACGATCGAGTGGATGTTCACTATCCACTTTTTTCGTTCTATTAATTGATGAAAGTAAGATTAAGAACAAAGGAGGAACTGAAACATTGGGAAAAGAGAGACTGAATCACTTGGTAGTGACACTAACCGAGTCTGGGGATTGTGTGGCCCTTCGGGTGATGGAGGACGATCGGATCCACGAACAAATCGAGCTGAGCAATCGACTCCGGCTTCAGGAAATCATTCTCGCCTAACAGCACAACAGTCACTTCTTAATTTATCAGTTAACGAGGCCATGATGCGTACCCACTTAATCTATAATCTCTTTCGTAGTTAGCTAATTGACCGTTAGAATAAGTAAATATTAAACTACACCTTCATTTATAGCTTAAgattttaaaatagttggcagtgatctcacaaaatctcacatgatatcagAATTGGAGATCCTAAGTTCATATCTTACTAGACCCTATTTGCCTTCccaattaaatatattcacACTTAGTACTAAGTAAAAATACCAAACTAAGCGTGAAATGAAGcgttaaaataattaaatattaaatcacatcttcatctaatagctaatcccacaaaatctccCATTGACCTTGCCAGTGTTTGAAGAAGCTTCAATTTATCATGTGGATCTTCTTGCGCACCTTGATATTGACACTTCTTGTTTAGGTCCTAATCCCCGGATTCAAAGTGTAAAACAAGGATGGATTATGGTCCAACTTCATTGGTCAAGACTGGATCGATAGCATTCTATATGAAGCTGCAACTCGGAACTCATTTAGACCTTTAGGTGGAGGACAGCACCAAAAAATCATCACTATTCCCACTTTGGTTGTTGAAATTTAGCCTAACGAGGTCACGCGGTGGTTGTAACAACTAATTATAGTTAACTAACATCGTCGTTGTCAGGCACTGTCGGACTAGACTTTAAAACTTGTAAGCGAGTTAATGGTGATTGGATTGCAGTAGAATCGAAGAGAGCTAAGTTCAGGGAGTTACCTATAACATGAAGAGAAGGGCACTTGACAGGAGAGGAAAACGCATTAGCTGCTAGTGGAGGCGCACCGTATGTTGATCCGCCGAGCTTAGCCCCAGCAATTAGAATCAGAAACTTGATCTTGGGCACCTTCGTGAGTACCAATCCCTGCAGATTTCAGCATTTTGTTGATGCTTCgcatttttcctttcatttatgtgttttgatttggaatttttgttggGATAATTAGATAGAAAAAAAGTGTACCTCTGCCTGCATTCCTGGCAATGTTGCAGCTAGCATAGCTCCCTGGTAATCAAAACAGGAAAATCTTGTAAACATGGCGATGAAGTTTTTGTTAGtttgtctcttttctttcttcttgtggccCCAAAACCTAAAGAATTTAAGAACTCGAACAGGCCCCCAAAAGAATAGATGTTACTTTGTCCTTTCATTTGACCGGACTCACCTGGGAAAAACCCAGTAAACCATCAAAGGGACCGTTCTTCACCATGAAATCTTCAATGAGAGCGATGCACTCTTCAAAGTTCTCGTACTCCGTAAAATCCTGGAACCCCAACACTCTCAATTATCAGCTCGATGAATTTCCCCCGTTTTTTTGCTAAAAACCCGTTTGGTGCAGCTGTAGCTGCACCGTGCTACGATCGGTGCTACGATCGTGCCATGACATTTCGTAGCACTGTGTGCCTCACAAGGCTGCAACCATGTGGTATAGTTaaagttacaccaaatggaATCCAGATGAAACTGGAAATCTGACCTGATTGGCTTGGAACCACTCGAAGTAGGGCGGATCGAAGATGCCCTCCACGCCGGACTGGCCCGTGGACGGGTATGGGGCGTCGAGGTACACCAGATCCAGCTTCTCCAGGACAGATTCGGGCCATTTATGGATCTGCGTCTCGAGGATCTTAGCGCTCGTTCTGAACCCGTGGAGGCACAGAATCCTGGGCTTCTCATGGGTTTGGTTTTCAGTCATCGCTTTCGCTTTCTCCTACTATCCTGGGAATGAACTAGAGCAGGAATTGGAGAGGAATCTCAACCACAAGTCAATCCTCTGGTTTTTGGTCCGTTCTTTCTGGTGTCCATGTGATATAATTTGTTCAAAGCCTAACTTGTATGGATGACCCATTCGCTCCGGCTCTTAAAGAATCCCCACCAACCTCAACCACCAGCAAATCTCGAGTTTGGACCCAGTGCTATTGACCAACCGGCCAAACTTGTGCTTCTCTGCCTTTCACTTGCAACTTGACCCTTCATTGTCTTTACCAAATGAAAATTGTGTGATTTCGGTTCATGCTGGGCGGCGTATCGAACCATTTAAAGATTATGTCCAACAAGTTTGCTTTTAACATACGACTGGACTAGAACTCGCGCTTTGCGAGCGTGGAGCAGAGCGGGCATCCTCAATTGAAGTCCCATCAAAACATGAAACGAAAatcagaaaggaaaaaagaacgtTAACCAATTGTGTTGCCATGAATAACTGTGTTTGTGCTAAAGATAGTAGATTGTGGGCTCGGCTTTCAGCCATGGCTCTCACTTTCTCTACTACCTTGTGGGTGAAATACATCAGGAACTTGAAAGGAGTCTCGGCTGAAAGTGGACTCTTCTGGTTTTTGGCTAGTTCTCTCTATAGGCCCTTTAACACAATCCGTTCATTCTTAACTTGTATTCATAACCCATTCACTTCGGCTGGTTTAACTTGTAATTCCCTGTTTTAACTTACAACTTGACCCTTCGTTATCTTACCAAATGAAAACTGTGTGATACTGATTTAGGTAAGGCGTACCAAACCGTTGAAAGATTATTTCCTCCATCCACAGATATAACCAAATGAATTCCACGGATAGCCAAAAAGTCCGATTTTTTAACGTACAAACCGGCCATAGAACGCTCGCTTCGCATGCGTTTGggcagaggagaggagaggcACTTTTGATAGAAGTCCCATCAGACCACGAAATGAAAAtcacagaaaaagaagaatatcatCCAACTGAGTAACTTCGAGTAATTATCATTCGCAAGTCGAATCTCAGATGAGAATTATTATTGATCTTCATTGCTAGTTGCAAGGAAGCGCCTCATGTGGTGGCCAGATTCAGGATCTTCTCAACGAAATTCTGCGCAATCTTTACGCTCTGATCATCTGCACGAGGGAttgaaacagaaaagaaaacaaagcacCGGCTTGGATATATAGAAAGAGAATTAATTCAGGGGTTCTTTAGAGAACGAGAATTTTGATCCACCACATAGACAGGATTCTATCTAAGGGCAAAAGATGGATTGAGACAATGAGGAAACGAGACATGAATTATATATAATCAGTAGGGGCACTAACCAAGCCTGGGGACTGTGTGGGCCTTTGGGTGATGAATGACCAGCGGATCCACAAACGAATCAATTAGAGCAAGTCCCTCTGTCTTCTGGAAATCCTGCTCACCTACAACAAAATAATGACATCTGTATCAATAATTTTTGGTGCGTTCTTAAAAGGCTATCATGCAAGGGTGATCAGTTGCAAAACATATTGTTTTCTACCCTAGAACCAAGAATCAGACTAGG
This region of Eucalyptus grandis isolate ANBG69807.140 chromosome 8, ASM1654582v1, whole genome shotgun sequence genomic DNA includes:
- the LOC104415747 gene encoding esterase AGAP003155; the encoded protein is MTENQTHEKPRILCLHGFRTSAKILETQIHKWPESVLEKLDLVYLDAPYPSTGQSGVEGIFDPPYFEWFQANQDFTEYENFEECIALIEDFMVKNGPFDGLLGFSQGAMLAATLPGMQAEGLVLTKVPKIKFLILIAGAKLGGSTYGAPPLAANAFSSPVKCPSLHVIGENDFLKPESIAQLDLFVDPIVLHHPKGHTIPRLDDQSLGIVNNFIEKIQSLATT